DNA sequence from the Sinomonas terrae genome:
AGAGGGATGGGCCGTCTGTCGAACTGCTGCGATTCTTCCCTTCATGGGGTTTCTTCCCTTCATCGTGTTCGATTCGTCTTGGGAAGGGGAAGCGCTGGAGGGGTATGGGCAGAGTGGCCAGGCGGGATGGGCTCGGGGGCCGGTAGGAGCGTCTCAGCTGGTGCTCAGGCCCAGGAGGGACGGCAGGACGGTGCTGAACCAGGGGACGAGCGCCAGGAGGACGACTCCGGCGAGGAGGATGAGGAAGTAGGGGATGAAGCGGCGGATGCTGCGTTCGACGCTCTCGCGTCCTGTAGCGGCGGCGACGTAGAAGCCGATGCCTGCGGGCGGGGCGAAGGAGCCGATGCCCATGGCCATGACCAGGACCATCGAGTACTGGACGGGGTTGATGCCGAACTGGACGGCGATCGGCAGGAGCAGGGGGGCGAAGATCAGCACGGCTGGCATCCCCTCCAGCAGCTGTCCCATGACGACCAGGATCAGGATGCTGACGAGCATGAACAGAAACGGGGAGGCCGAGAGCCCGGACATCGCGTCACCGATCGCGGCCGAGACCCCGGCCGAGGCGAGGGTCTGGGCGAATGGGGCGGCTGCGGCGATGATGAACAGGACCATGCCCGCGGTGGTGACCGTCTCCCTGACGGACTGCCATCCCAGGGCCAGCCGGCGGGGCCTGGAGGTGCATGCGAGGACTACGGCGTAGGCCACAGCGAGTGCCGAGACCTCGGTGGGGGTCGCCACGCCGGTGACGATCCCGGCGACGAGCCCGACCGGGAGGATCAGGGTCGGCAGCGCGAGCACGACTGAGCGCCCCTTCTCGGCAGCCGAGGTCGGCTCGGCCCGCTCCGTGCCCTTGGCCCGGAAGAAGACCAGGGCCATGACGCACAGGCCCAGGACGGCGGCCGGGACGAGGCCGGCCATGAACAGGGTGGTCGTGGAGAGGGAGGTGATCGAGCCAAGGATCAGCAGCACGATGCTGGGGGGCACGGTCTCGCCCATGATCGCCGATGCCGACAGGACCGCGACGACCTCCCCTCGCGGAACCCTGCGGTCCTCGAGCATGTCGCGCATCGTGGTGCCGACCGCGGCCACGTCGGCCACCTTGGACCCGGAGATGCCGGAGAAGACGTACATCGTCGCCACGACCGCCATCAGCGCCCCTCCCCTGATCCGTCCCAGGAGGGCGTCGACGAGCCTGGCCAGCGGGGCGGTGAGGCCGGCGCGGCTCATCAGGGCCCCGACGAGGATGAAGAAGGGGATCGCCAGGAGCAGGAACGAGTTCGCCCCGGACTGCATCCCCACGGGCACCGCCGAGAGGCCGGAGGGGTCCCCGCCCCAGAGGACGTAGACGGCCGAGCCCAGTGCGAGGACGAAGGCCACGGGCACCCCGAGCAGGAGGATGGCGAAGAGGAAAGCGAGCACGGCGGCCAGGAGGGCGTCCGAGCTCATGGCTGCCATCGCATCCTGGACCGCGAACAGGGCCGCGAACAGGGCAGCTGCCGCTGCCAGGCCCACCAGCGCTGCTCGCCTTGGTGCACGGGCGAGCCTGACGAGGGCGAACCAGGCTGTCAGCACCAGGCCCAGGGCGAAGGGCAGCGAGACCAAGGATTCGGGGAGGTTCAGGATCGGGGTGGACTCGTGGGAGCGCTGGGCGAGCACCGGAAGGAACAGCCCGAGCATCCCGGCAGTGGTGCCGAACACCAGCCAGTCGACGAGGGCGAGCTGGTACCTGTGCCAGGATGCGGGCAGGCGGTCGGCCAGGATCCGGATCGACATGTGGGCTCCGCGGGCATAGGCGATGGCCCCTCCCATGAACGCCGCGGTGTAGAGCGCGAGCTCGGAGACCTCCTGGGTCCAGGTTACCGAGTTGCCCGTGATGGCCCGGACGAGGACGTTGAACAGGACGACGAGGAACTCGACAGCGATGGAGAGGCCGACGAGGCCCTCGAGGCCTGCGTCGAGCCACCCGGCTCCGCTCCACGCCCCCGTCCTCTCCGGGCCTGCGTGCTCGTCCGCACGGACTACTCCGGTGCTCTCGTCAATTGCTGTTTTCATTCTGCCTTGATCTCCACGCTTCTGGTTCCGGGGGAGGCCGCGACGGGGACTCGCTTGCCGCGGGCCCCCGTGGCGGTCACTGCCCGTCGACGAAGTCGACCGTCGTCTTCAGGAAGTCCGCCCCGCCCACCGTGTCGGCGAACTGGGGGTACAGCGAACGGGCGATCGTCTTGAACTGGGCCGCCCCCTCGGGCGAGAGGTCGTTGACCTTCATCCCCTGGGACTCGAGCTGCTTGACCTGCGTGTCGGCCAGTTGGGCGTCGTTCTTGGTCTTGAACGCGGCCGTGTCGTCGGCGGACGCCTGCAGGGCCTGCTGGTCCTTGGAGTCCAGGCTGTTCCACTTCTTGTCGCTGATCGCCAGGACGAAGGCGTCGCTCATGTGGTTTGTCATGGAGAGGTATTTCTGCACCTCGGCGAACTTGTTGGTCGCCGGGACCTCGACGGGGTTCTCCTGGCCGTTGATCGCCCCGGTCTGCAGGGCGGTGTAGACCTCGGAGAAGTTCATCGGCGTCGGGCTCGCTCCCACGGCGCTGAAGAACTTGGTCCACAGCGGGTTCCCCGGGACGCGGATCTTCAGGCCCTTGAGGTCATCGGGAGTCTGGATGGGGCGGACGGAGTTGGTGACCTCCCGGGGGGTGCGCGAGAGCATGGCGAGTCCCTTGGTGCCGCTCTGGGCGAGGTCCGAGAGGAGCTCCTTGCCCGGTGCCCCGTCCAGGTACTTCACCTCCTGGTCCACCGAGGAGAACAGGTAGGGAAGGCTCACCGCGTTCATCTTCTTGTCCGTGGCCGCGTAGACGGAGGTGGAGAGGATCACCGCATCCAGCGACCCGCTCTGCACCCGGCTCACGGCCGCGTTCTGGTCGCCGCCGAAGCTGGTGCCGTTCGGGATGACCGTGACCTTGACGCTCCCGTTCGACTTGGCCTTCACCTCGTCGGCGAAGTGCTGGGCGGCCATCCCCACCGAGGACCCGATCGGGTCGGGGATGGACAGCTTCACCTCGACGGTGCTGGATCCGGAGGCAGCGGCGCCCCCGGAGCAGCCCGCCAGGGCCAGGGCAGTGACAGAAGCGGCGGCGAGGGCCGAAATCCAGCCGGCTCGTCTCATCATGGGTTTTCCTTTCATCGTCGAAAAGGGGTCATTGCTTGCATGGTCAGACGGTGGCGCCGATGAGGGACTCGGTCTCTCTGCGCAGTTCGAGGGCGGTGGCCAGAGACTCGTCGATGACGATGTCCTCCCACTTGACGCTGGCGCCCTTGGCGACAGGGTTCTTCAGCTCGACGTGGTGGGCGAGCGCCACCGGGAGGAGGCCCTCGCGGACCGAGGTCTCGGCCGAGACGAGCTTGCCCCAGACGGTGTACCCGCCCTCGCCGTCGAGGAACTCCCCGGCTGTCAGGTCCTTCTTCGCGGTGGCGACGACGTCGCCGAAGAAGCCCTTGGGGGAGCCGGTGGGGATTCCGCGAAGGACTGCGTTGACGATCGAGATGTTCAGCTCCAGCCCGACGTAGTGGTAGGGGCGGTAGAGGGCGGCGTATTGGCCGGTGGGGTCGGGGTGCCAGGGGTACTCGGTGAAGCAGCCTGAGACGTACCGGTTGGTGGCCTTGACGACCACGAAGACGCCCTCCTGCGTGTTGAACGGGATCCAGTCGCCCTCGCGGGTGACGCTGGACATGACTTCGACCGAGCCCTCGTGGGCGAGCACTCCGCCGACGGCTGAGGGCCGGCAGATGGTCGCTATCTCCTCGATGTTGCCCGGGGTGAAGGTCAGCCCGCTGTCCGAGGGGACCAGACCGGCGGCGTTGGCGACCGCGGCCATCTCGATCGCGGCCTTCGTCCCGTCGCGGAAGGAGGTGTGCATGTAGGGGTTGAGCTGGCCCGAGTCGGTGAGCTCCTTGGAGAACTCCCAGTTCTCCCAGACGTTGTCGGGGTTCATCCCATGGTAGCGGGGGAGGTACTTGGCGCCCTTGCCGGCGCAGACGACGTCGAACCCGGAGGTGCGGGCCCAGTCGACCAACTCCATGATCAGGGCGGGCTGGTCGCCGTAGGCCATCGAATAGACGACTCCGGCCTCCTGGGCGCGGCGGGCCAGGGCGGGCCCCGCGAGGGCGTCGGCCTCGACGGTGACCATGATGATGTGCTTGCCGGATCCGATGGCCCGCAGGGCGTGCTCGATCCCCACGATCGGGTTGCCCGTGGCCTCGACGATGACGTCGATGTCGGACTCGAACAGGGCCGAGGCGTCCGGGACGACGGCCGTGCCGCGGCGGGCGAGGGCGTCCTGGATGGTGGGGGAGAAGGCCTCGGCGGGCCACTCGACCAGCTCCAGGGCGCCCTGGGCCCGCTTGGTGTTGATGTCCGCGATCGCCACGACGTGGACGCCGGGGATGTTCCGGGCCTGGGAGAGGTACATGGTACCGAACCGGCCGGCCCCGATCAGGCCGACCCGGATCGGGCGGCCTTCGGCTTCGCGCTGTTCGAGGAGGGAGTGGAGGTTCACGGTGCTCTTCCTGTCATCGGGCGGCCGACGGGGGTCGTTCGAGCCGGCTTCGCCCGACTGCCTCGTCGTCCGCTTGGACCCCTTGGGTGGTAACGGTTACACTTTTGTACCAGCGGAAGGACCGTGACGTCAATCACCCCGACCGGGGGACTCGTCTAGTCTTTCCAACACGACCCAAGGAGGAGCCGGTGAGGAAGCCAGCAACGATCCGAGACGTCGCCCGCGAGGCAGGCGTCTCGGTCGCCGTCGTCTCGCGGGTGCTCAACGATGGCACCGGCCCCGTGGCCCCGCAGACCAGGGCGAAGGTCGTCGAGACGATAGAGCGGCTCGGCTACCGGCCCAGGGCAGCCGCCCGCGAGCTCCAGCAGAGGACGACCTCGACGATCGGCCTGGTCCTGGCGGACCTGGCCAACCCGTTCTTCGCGCGCCTCGCCGACAGGGTGGTCTGGGAGGCCAGGGCGCGGGGAGTCCACGTCGTCCTCCTCACCACCCAGGAGGACCCGCACCTGGAGGCGGAGTCCATCGACACGCTCGTCGAGCGCTCGGTCGCCTCCGTCATCGCCACCCCCGCCGGGGACAACGTCGAGAAGTGGGCACGGCTCATCGATCTCGGCATCGATGTGGTCTTCGTCGACCGCGAGATCGAGGGCCTGGAGGAGATCGACGTCGTCACGATCCGCAACGACGTCTCCGCCGAAGTCGCCGCCAGCCACCTGATCGGGCTCGGGCACCGGCGCATTGGCTTCATCTCCGGCCCTGCGGACACCTCGACCGGCAGGGACCGCGTCACCGGCTTCCGGCGCGCCCTCCAGGGCGCCGGACTGACGGCGGACGAGGACCTGATCCACCACATCCCCTTCCGCGGCGACGCAGGCAGCGACGCCGTCGGGGCACTGCTGAACGCCGCCGAGCCACCCTCGGCCATCATCGTAGGGAACACCGCCCAGGTCCGATCCGCCCTCCGGCGGATCAAGCAGTCCGACGTCCGCGTGCCCGAGGACCTCAGCCTCGTCGTCTTCGACGACAACCCCTGGACCGAGCTCGTCTCCCCGCCCCTGACCGTGATCCGCCAGCCCATCGACATGCTCGCCGTCCACTCGGTCGACCTCGCCGTCGGCCGCGCCAAGGGCCTCCTCCCTGCCCAGCGCCGCAGGGTCGAAGTCGAAGCCGAGTTTGTCCGCCGCTCCAGCACCGCACCTCTCACGCAGCACGCTCCGGCGCCCTGACCCGCCCCCGCCCACAGCACATCCCCTCAGGGGCTCGGCCGCCGCCCTAGGGCCTAGGGCCGATGAAGTGGCCGCTCTGGCTGCCCCGGATGCCTTCAGCGGCGCCAGTACCTGCTGGATGGCCCCGTTGGACGCGCGTCGACAGGCGTGGATTTCCGGTCCCATTCCGGAGCGCGAGGGAGAATGAGGCCTTCAGCCTGCTACCGCCGCTGCTGGATTGTCCACGAGGACTCGGCGGATGTCCTCGGGAGTGAATCCCGCGCCGCGCAGGGCTGCCGCCCACCGTTGGATTCCGCCGACGATGGGGCCGTTGTGGGGTTGGCCGAGGTCGCCGGTGAGCAGGGTCGAGCCTGGGCCGCAGGCGCGGATGCCGTGGAGCGCGGCGTCGAGGGGGAGCTTGCCTTCGATGACCGACGCCATGGTCCTTTCGATCCAGGCGCCGCGGCGGGCCATCTCGATCTGGGCGTCGCCGGTGATTCGCTGCCGCGGAAGATCGGGGTGGGTGACCATGACGCGCTCAATGCCGTGGTCCTTTGCGGCGTCGATGACGGCGAAGACTTCTTCGCAGTCGAGGTGGCCGGTGGCCAGGAGCATCCCGTGGTCCTTGACGATGTCGAGGACGTCGTGGACCTCGGCGACGATGTGCCCCTCCTCGAGCACTTCGATAGGGGGTCCATACCCGGGGCGAGCGGCCAGCTCTGCCTGCGCCCCTGCCCATACGGGCGCGGGTCCGGCCACTGCAGTCTGCTCGCGCTGGCGCCTGCTGTCGACGGTCGGGAGCCAGACGACGCGTGCGCCGAGGCGGGCTGCGATCTCGACGGCGGCTGGATTGAGTCCGCCGACGGGCCGGTTGAGGACGATGGACCCGAAGGCGCGGGCACCGGGATGTCCCGTGTACGTGCTGCAGAGGCCTGCGGTGGAGGAGACGTGGGACTTGGCGACGAAGCCGGCGAAGCCGGCGGCGGTGAAGTCTTCGAGGGCTTCGGGGATGCTCTGGGAGCGGGGGACGATGTCCGGGGATGGGTGGGTGTGGAGGTCGATCGCACCGGAGAGCGTCTCAGGCAGTCCGTCCACGCTCAGTCCCCGAGCTGCCCCGTGGCGGCCGCCGGGGCGTCATCGATCCTTGACCGCCCGACGAAGAGCAGCGCGAGCAGGCCCACGAGGGCGGACGCGGCCATGTAGGCGGCCGGGGCGAGGTTCCATCTGCTGGCGGTGGTGAGCAGCTGGGCGATGTAGGGGCCGAAGCCGCCGCCAAGGATGGTGCCGAGGGCGAAGCCGAAGGCCACGCCCGTCATGCGCGCCTTGGAGCCGAAGAGCTCGGTGAAGAGCGGGTAGCCGACGGCCTGGGAGAAGACCCAGGGCACGAATGAGACGGCCATGGCCAGACCGAGGGGGACGCCGCTTCCGGGGGCCATCCACAGGAAGGCGGGGAGGGCGAGGACGACGTAGCCGGCCATCGCGGCCCCGTAGATCCGGCGGCGGCCGAAGCGGTCCGAGGTCAGGGCCGCGAAGGGCATGAGCAGGGCGAAGACGACGGTGATCAGCGAGTTCGTGCCCAGGGCCTGCGCTGCGGGGATGTGGAGCTGGGCGGTGAGGTAGGTGTTGAGGTAGACGTGCCCGACGTAGGCGGTGCAGGTCATCGAGAAGGAGAGCACGACGAGCTTGACCACGGCTGGCCACTCCTGGACGAGCCCGCGGAACGGGCTGGCCGCCGCGGCCCCGGTGCGGATGTTCCTGGCGAACTGCGCAGACTCGGGCAGGCGTGTGCGGAGGTAGAGGACGGCGAGGGAGAGCGGCAGCGAGAGCAGGAACGGCACGCGCCAGCCCCAGGCGGCCATGGCCGTGCTTCCGACGGCGGAGCTGACGAGGGCGGCGAGACCGCCAGCGGCGGCGGTGCCGATCCCGATCCCGGCGGGGTTGAAGGCCCCGAAGAATCCCCGCAGCTTCGCCGGGGCGGTCTCGGCGATGTAGGTCGAGGCGCCGCTTGCCTCCCCTCCTGCGCAGAAGCCCTGCAGCAGGCGCAGGACCAGCAGCAGCAGGGGCGCGACCACCCCGAGAGCCGCGTAGGTCGGCAGGACCCCGACGGCCGAGCTCGCCAGGCCCATCAGGACCACGCTGACCAGCAGTGACGTTCGCCGGCCGTGCCGGTCGCCGAGCCATCCGAAGAACAGGGCCCCGACCGGGCGCATGAGGAATCCGCTGCCGAAGACGGCAAGCGTGTCCAGCAGGGCGGCGCCCGGGTCCGTCCGGGACAGGAACGCGGCCGAGATGTAGATGGCCAGATTGGCGTAGAGGGAGAAGTCGTAGTACTCGATGACCGACCCGGCCCCGCCGGCGAGGGCGGTTCTCCACACGGTCCGACCCGGGGCATCCGGTACAGGAGTCGGGGATGGCGTGGGGGCGGCGGGTGTGGCGGCGCGGGGCTGCGCTTCTGGTCTCTTCATTGAAATCTTTCCTCTGAGGAGCGTACACTCCTCGCCTCAAATATCACTGTATGATATTGACTATCACCATAATCCAGTGTGATGGGGACCATATGACTGTGTCAACTGGGGTGGGCTTGAGGACGCGGCTACCGGGCTGGGTCCTGACTGCGGCGATGGCTTAGATTTCTTCATGATCCTAGGAGGGAAGATGGCAGACGACGCCGCGGGCCAGGAGCGTTCGACGATGAGGTCGGTGGAGCGGGCTTTCGATGTGGTCGACCTCCTCTCGGACAGCGGCAGGCCCCTCCGGCTCGCCGAGGTCGCCCGGGGAGCTGGCCTGCACATTGCCACGGCGCAGCGCATCCTGCGGGTCCTGGAGCGCAGGAACTACGTCGTGCAGGATTCGGCGGGGTACAGCGTCGGGGCCGCTGCCCTCGCGGCCGCACACTCCTTCCTCGTCGGAAACCATCTGGTGCTCACTGCCACCCCCGTCCTCCAGGAGCTCGCGGCAGCGCTCGGCCTGACCGCGTCCCTGTCCGTACGCGTCGGGGCGGCCCGCGTCATGGCCGCCCGGGTGGAAGGGGCCAGTCCGCTGCGCTACCAGCTCCCGGTTGGGGGCAGGCTGCCCCTGCACCTCGGCGCGGGGAAGGTCTTCCTGGCCTACATGGACGAGGCCGCCCGTGACGAGGTCCTGGCGGGCATGGAGAAGGTCGAGACTGCCGGCGGGTCGGCGATCCCCATGGACGAGTACGTCTCGCTCCTGGAGGGGATCGCCGCGACCGGCTACGCGGTCTCGCGCAACGAGCGTGTCGTGGGGGCGGTCTCGGTCAGCGCCCCGGTGCGGTCGCGGGACGCCGGGGAGCTGCTCGGGGTCGTGCAGGTCTCCGGCCGGGAGGAGGACCTTGAGGACCGGCTCGCCGAGGCCACCCGCGAGGTCCTCAACGCCGCCGCGAGCATCGCGGCCAGAATGCGCTGAGGCTCCCCCCGGGCAACCTTTCAGACGGCAGCCTTCAGACGATGGCCGTGGCGTTGGCGGGGGACCCGACGGCGCCGGGGAGGTTCAGCGGCTTGACCGTCAGGAAAACCTCGTAGCGGCCCGTCCGTCCGCATTCGCGGGCGAGTCCGTTCAGGTGCCACAGCTCCCCGAGGGGGCAGCCGAGCTTGGCGATGAGCTCCTGGTGCATCATCCCGCCGTCGTCCTTCCCGGCTGATGCGTGGAAGGGGCTCTCGGGACTGGCGGGGAGGGCCTCGACGGCGAAGGTGTCGGTGCCCAGCAGGGCCACGCGGCTGTCCCAGAGCCAGGCGAGGAACTCCTTCGACTGGGCGATGCCGGTCGTGCGGCGCTCGGCCTTGGCGGCGGCGCGGCCCTCGGGGTCCAGCCGGAGGAACCACTCGGCCCACCCCGTGTGCAGGAGCAGCATGTCTCCGGGCTCGAGCGGGGATCCCTGGGCCGCCAGCGCCGAGGTGATGTCGCCCAGCCCGATTGGCTCGCCCGCCTGGTGGTCGATCGGCGAGCCCGCGTCTCGTCGATGGCGTTCGACGTCGGCAAGGACGGCACGTCCGACGATGGGCTTCTCGGCCCAGCGCTGGATCCCGAGCTCGGGGGTGCCTGCGGCGATGCGCGCGTCCGGGATGCCGTTGTAGAACCCGTGCCCATGGGCTCGGCGGTGGCGGAGCCCGTC
Encoded proteins:
- a CDS encoding TRAP transporter large permease — its product is MKTAIDESTGVVRADEHAGPERTGAWSGAGWLDAGLEGLVGLSIAVEFLVVLFNVLVRAITGNSVTWTQEVSELALYTAAFMGGAIAYARGAHMSIRILADRLPASWHRYQLALVDWLVFGTTAGMLGLFLPVLAQRSHESTPILNLPESLVSLPFALGLVLTAWFALVRLARAPRRAALVGLAAAAALFAALFAVQDAMAAMSSDALLAAVLAFLFAILLLGVPVAFVLALGSAVYVLWGGDPSGLSAVPVGMQSGANSFLLLAIPFFILVGALMSRAGLTAPLARLVDALLGRIRGGALMAVVATMYVFSGISGSKVADVAAVGTTMRDMLEDRRVPRGEVVAVLSASAIMGETVPPSIVLLILGSITSLSTTTLFMAGLVPAAVLGLCVMALVFFRAKGTERAEPTSAAEKGRSVVLALPTLILPVGLVAGIVTGVATPTEVSALAVAYAVVLACTSRPRRLALGWQSVRETVTTAGMVLFIIAAAAPFAQTLASAGVSAAIGDAMSGLSASPFLFMLVSILILVVMGQLLEGMPAVLIFAPLLLPIAVQFGINPVQYSMVLVMAMGIGSFAPPAGIGFYVAAATGRESVERSIRRFIPYFLILLAGVVLLALVPWFSTVLPSLLGLSTS
- a CDS encoding DctP family TRAP transporter solute-binding subunit, with protein sequence MMRRAGWISALAAASVTALALAGCSGGAAASGSSTVEVKLSIPDPIGSSVGMAAQHFADEVKAKSNGSVKVTVIPNGTSFGGDQNAAVSRVQSGSLDAVILSTSVYAATDKKMNAVSLPYLFSSVDQEVKYLDGAPGKELLSDLAQSGTKGLAMLSRTPREVTNSVRPIQTPDDLKGLKIRVPGNPLWTKFFSAVGASPTPMNFSEVYTALQTGAINGQENPVEVPATNKFAEVQKYLSMTNHMSDAFVLAISDKKWNSLDSKDQQALQASADDTAAFKTKNDAQLADTQVKQLESQGMKVNDLSPEGAAQFKTIARSLYPQFADTVGGADFLKTTVDFVDGQ
- a CDS encoding NAD(P)H-dependent oxidoreductase, whose product is MNLHSLLEQREAEGRPIRVGLIGAGRFGTMYLSQARNIPGVHVVAIADINTKRAQGALELVEWPAEAFSPTIQDALARRGTAVVPDASALFESDIDVIVEATGNPIVGIEHALRAIGSGKHIIMVTVEADALAGPALARRAQEAGVVYSMAYGDQPALIMELVDWARTSGFDVVCAGKGAKYLPRYHGMNPDNVWENWEFSKELTDSGQLNPYMHTSFRDGTKAAIEMAAVANAAGLVPSDSGLTFTPGNIEEIATICRPSAVGGVLAHEGSVEVMSSVTREGDWIPFNTQEGVFVVVKATNRYVSGCFTEYPWHPDPTGQYAALYRPYHYVGLELNISIVNAVLRGIPTGSPKGFFGDVVATAKKDLTAGEFLDGEGGYTVWGKLVSAETSVREGLLPVALAHHVELKNPVAKGASVKWEDIVIDESLATALELRRETESLIGATV
- a CDS encoding LacI family DNA-binding transcriptional regulator, with the translated sequence MRKPATIRDVAREAGVSVAVVSRVLNDGTGPVAPQTRAKVVETIERLGYRPRAAARELQQRTTSTIGLVLADLANPFFARLADRVVWEARARGVHVVLLTTQEDPHLEAESIDTLVERSVASVIATPAGDNVEKWARLIDLGIDVVFVDREIEGLEEIDVVTIRNDVSAEVAASHLIGLGHRRIGFISGPADTSTGRDRVTGFRRALQGAGLTADEDLIHHIPFRGDAGSDAVGALLNAAEPPSAIIVGNTAQVRSALRRIKQSDVRVPEDLSLVVFDDNPWTELVSPPLTVIRQPIDMLAVHSVDLAVGRAKGLLPAQRRRVEVEAEFVRRSSTAPLTQHAPAP
- a CDS encoding DUF6282 family protein, which gives rise to MDGLPETLSGAIDLHTHPSPDIVPRSQSIPEALEDFTAAGFAGFVAKSHVSSTAGLCSTYTGHPGARAFGSIVLNRPVGGLNPAAVEIAARLGARVVWLPTVDSRRQREQTAVAGPAPVWAGAQAELAARPGYGPPIEVLEEGHIVAEVHDVLDIVKDHGMLLATGHLDCEEVFAVIDAAKDHGIERVMVTHPDLPRQRITGDAQIEMARRGAWIERTMASVIEGKLPLDAALHGIRACGPGSTLLTGDLGQPHNGPIVGGIQRWAAALRGAGFTPEDIRRVLVDNPAAAVAG
- a CDS encoding MFS transporter, with the translated sequence MKRPEAQPRAATPAAPTPSPTPVPDAPGRTVWRTALAGGAGSVIEYYDFSLYANLAIYISAAFLSRTDPGAALLDTLAVFGSGFLMRPVGALFFGWLGDRHGRRTSLLVSVVLMGLASSAVGVLPTYAALGVVAPLLLLVLRLLQGFCAGGEASGASTYIAETAPAKLRGFFGAFNPAGIGIGTAAAGGLAALVSSAVGSTAMAAWGWRVPFLLSLPLSLAVLYLRTRLPESAQFARNIRTGAAAASPFRGLVQEWPAVVKLVVLSFSMTCTAYVGHVYLNTYLTAQLHIPAAQALGTNSLITVVFALLMPFAALTSDRFGRRRIYGAAMAGYVVLALPAFLWMAPGSGVPLGLAMAVSFVPWVFSQAVGYPLFTELFGSKARMTGVAFGFALGTILGGGFGPYIAQLLTTASRWNLAPAAYMAASALVGLLALLFVGRSRIDDAPAAATGQLGD
- a CDS encoding IclR family transcriptional regulator, coding for MADDAAGQERSTMRSVERAFDVVDLLSDSGRPLRLAEVARGAGLHIATAQRILRVLERRNYVVQDSAGYSVGAAALAAAHSFLVGNHLVLTATPVLQELAAALGLTASLSVRVGAARVMAARVEGASPLRYQLPVGGRLPLHLGAGKVFLAYMDEAARDEVLAGMEKVETAGGSAIPMDEYVSLLEGIAATGYAVSRNERVVGAVSVSAPVRSRDAGELLGVVQVSGREEDLEDRLAEATREVLNAAASIAARMR
- a CDS encoding cyclase family protein, coding for MNENLPTYDRLLLRTDAPPGSSWGLFPEDPERGMANFAGPRQVLRGTEAIRTGAAFSLDYPADAFEPSMSRNRKPPAQTVTSAHPDSFDDVWDGYWPQASSHIDGLRHRRAHGHGFYNGIPDARIAAGTPELGIQRWAEKPIVGRAVLADVERHRRDAGSPIDHQAGEPIGLGDITSALAAQGSPLEPGDMLLLHTGWAEWFLRLDPEGRAAAKAERRTTGIAQSKEFLAWLWDSRVALLGTDTFAVEALPASPESPFHASAGKDDGGMMHQELIAKLGCPLGELWHLNGLARECGRTGRYEVFLTVKPLNLPGAVGSPANATAIV